The sequence CGGCATCAGCCCGCCGGAGACCAACGTGCGCAGCGCGACCTCCTGTTCGCCGGCCATCCGGCCCAGTTCGGCCGCCTCGCCGCCGATCGCGGCGCCGCGCCGCTGCACCATCGCCAGCACCTGGAGCACGCTGTCGTGGATGTCGCGGGCCAGCCGCTCGCGTTCGCGGGTGGCCGCCTCTATCTGGAGGGCGCGGGCCAGGGTGCGCTCACTGGCGCGGGCGACCTCGACGACATAGCCGATGGCGACGCTGGCCACCCACACCAGGACGACGTTGTGGATGGTGTCGCGGGCCAGGTCCTGGCGTTCGCCGAGGTTGGTGACGGCCACCAGGGCCGAGGCCACCGCCGCCCAGCGCCAGCCCCGTTTGATCGCGAAGCCCAGGACCGCGCCCGCCGTCCAGATGGAGGGCAGGGTGGGCCCGCCGTCCATGATGCGGGCGTGGGTGTCCACCAGCGGCGTCAGCAGGATCCCGCCGACCGCGAAGCCGAGATCGCCCAGCAGGAAGTGGCGGGTGCAGCGCTCCGCGGAGGTGGTGCACCGCCAGGTGAAGCCCATCCAGACGGTGAGCGCCGCCATGTAGGCGGCGGCGCCCAGCGGATGGGCGTACTGCTGGTAGGAGAGCGCGAACAGGCACAGGACGTAGCCGAGGGTGAGGATGCGGTAGCCGGTGAGCGCCCGCCACAGCGGCAGCTCGACGGACATCCGCAACACCCTTGGCGGGCGCTTGCCGTGGCGCCTGGCGGCGCCGCTCACCGTCGCTATATCGGCATCCGTCATACCGGCCCCCCACCCCTCGCCGGGCGCCGCTAGGCCCCGGCCGCCTCGGCCTTCCCCGTATCGGCGGGCTTGCCGGCCGACTTGCCGGCGTCCGCCTCCGCCTTCTTCTGCGCCTCCGCCGCCTTCGCCGCCTCGGCGAGCTGCCGCTTGGCCGCCGTCGCGTAGATGTCGACGTACTCCTGGCCGGACAGCTTCATGATCTCGTACATGACCTCGTCGGTGACCGACCGCAGGATGAAGCGGTCGCCCTCCATGCCCTGGTAGCGGGTGAAGTCCAGCGGCTTGCCGATGCGGATGCCCGGCCGGATCATCTTCGGCACGACCTTGCCGGGGGGCTGCACCTTCTCGGTGTCGATCATCGCCACGGGGATGACCGGCGCCCCGGTGGCCAGCGCGACCCGCGCCAGACCGCCCGGCTTGCCGCGGTAGAGCCGGCCGTCCGGGGAGCGGGTGCCCTCCGGGTAGATGCCGAACAGCTCACCGCGCTCCAGCACCTCGATGCCGCTCTTGATGGCCGCCTCGCCCGCGCCGCGGGCACCCGAGCGGTCAACGGGCAGCTGGCCCACGCCCTTGAAGAACGCGGCGGTCAGCTTGCCCTTGATCCCCGGCGAGGTGAAGTACTCGGACTTCGCGATGAAGGTGACCTTGCGGTCGAGCACCGCGGGCAGGAAGAAGGAGTCCGAGAAGGACAGATGGTTGCTCGCGAGGATCGCCGGACCCTCGGCGGGAACGTTCTCGATGCCTTCCACCCAGGGGCGGAACGCAAGCTTGAGCGACCCGCCGATGGAAAACTTCATTGCGCCGTAGATCAACCGACTGCCTCCTGTGTGTGACGCAAAGACCTTAACCTGCCCCGGCCCCCCGCTTGCCGCGGCGGGGCTGCGACGGCCCGATCCGGCGGAACGCGGCGCGGGCCCGAGGTCCGGGCCGGACGGGCCGGGCGCACACGAGCCGCGCGGTGGCCGCCGGATCTATCCGCTCCGCGTCGCTCCGCGTACGCTGAGGTAACCCACCAGGCCCCTTATCGATCGGAGTTCCCCGGTGCCGCTCCTTCCCGGAGCCGAGCCGTTCCGCCGTGACGGCGGAGAGGTCGGCGTGCTCGTCTGTCACGGCTTCACCGGCTCCCCGCAGTCCGTACGCCCCTGGGCCGAGCATCTGGCCGACCAGGGGCTCAGCGTCGCCCTGCCCCTGCTGCCCGGGCACGGCACCCGCTGGCAGGATCTGCAGATCACCACCTGGCAGGACTGGTACGCCGAGGTCGACCGCGAGCTGCGCGCGCTCACCGAGCGCTGCACCAAGGTCTTCGTCTGCGGCCTGTCGATGGGCGGCGCACTGGCGCTGCGCCTGGCCGCCCGGCACGGCACCGCGATCAGCGGCGTGGCCCTGGTCAACCCTGCCAACAAGGTCCATGATGCCGCGGCCGGGCTGCTTCCGGTGCTGCGGCATCTCGTGCGGACCACGAAGGGCATCGCCAGCGATATCGCCAAGCCGGGCGCCGAGGAGGTCGGCTACGACCGGGTGCCGCTGCACGCCGCCTACTCGCTGCGCCGCTTCTTCCAGCAGGTGGACTCCGAACTGCCCGGCGTCACCCAGCCGTTGCTGGTGATGACCAGCCCGCAGGACCATGTCGTACCGCCCGCGGACTCCGAGCGGATCCTGGCCCGGGTGTCCTCCACGGACGTGCGGCATCTGCTGCTGGAGCGCAGCTACCACGTCGCCACGCTCGACCACGACGCGGAGAAGATCGGCGCGGAGACCGTCGCCTTCATCACCCGGCTCGCGGCCGAGGCCGCGCCGGGCGGAGCCGCGGAGGAGGCGGCGGCCCGTGGCGGAGCATAGCCCCCGCGATCCCCGGGATCCGCTGGACGAGGAGGCCGCCTGGGCCGAGATCGTCGCGGGCTACGGCGAGCAGCCGGAGTTCCCGACGGCGGACGAGCGCCCGACGCGGACGGGCCCGGACAAGGACGACGCGGGGGACGAAGCGGGGGACGACGCCGCGGACAAGGGTCCGGCCGGTACGGACACCAAGGGCGGCAGCGGCGCCGCGGGCGCGCGTCCGGGTTCGTTCATCGTCTTCGCGCCCGGTGTGGGCCCGCGCGACTGGTCCGCCGCCGAGGCGTCCGACGACGACTTCGACGCGGCAGACGAGGGCCACTTCACCCCGCCCGAGCCGCCCCCGCTGCCCCAGGCGGACGTCACCACGAAGTTCGCCTGGATCGCCGTACTGGGCGGGCCGCTGCTGCTGGTGGCGATGGTGATCATCCAGCAGCCGATGACGTGGTGGATCGCCGTCCTCGGCATCGGCGGCTTCCTCGGCGGCTTCGCCACCCTGGTCGGACGGATGAAGAACGACAGCGGGGAGGACGACGACCTGCCGGGCGGGGGCGCGGTGGTGTGAGCCGCCGCCGAGCGGCCACCCACCGAGCCGCCGCCCACCGGGCAGGGGCCTAGGCGGCGGCCGGTACCCGCAGGTCCGCCAGCACCGGCAGATGGTCGGAGGCCGCCTCCAGGTCCGCCTGCCGCACTCCGGGGAGCCCGTGCGGGACCCCGCACCCGAGCACGTCGACGCCCTCGCTGACGAAGAGGGCGTCGATCCGCTGATGCGGATCCCGGGGCGTGGAGGTCATCTCCCCGCCCCGCGGCCGAGCCGCCCAGGCGTCCGTCAGCGCGCCCGCCAGCCGCCGGAAACTCCGCCCGTCGGGACGGTCGTTGAGGTCCCCGCCCGCGACCGCGTACGGCGCGTCCAGCAGCGCCAGCCGCTCCAGCAGCAGCCCGGCCTGCGCATGGCGTTCCGCGTCGGCGAGGCTGAGATGGCAGCTGAGCACGCCCAGCCGGGCACCGGCGATCCGTACCACGGCGGTCGCGAAACCGCGCTGGTGCAGACCGGGGGTGCGCGGCAGCAGGATGTCCTCGGTGCGCTCCACATGGGCGCGCAGCGTGGAGAGGATCATCGGGCCGGCGGTCGTGGCGCCGCCGGTGACGTAGACCAGCCCGGCGGAACGGGCCAGCCGCTCGGCGGCCTTGCGCCAGCGGAAGAACCGCGGCGCCTCCTGGACCAGGACGAGATCGGGGGCGCAGGCGCGGAGGATGCGCGCCAGCGCCGCCCGGTCGTCGCGCAGGGAGCGGATGTTGTAGCTGAGCACCCGGACGACCGCCGAGCCGCTCACGTCACCGGTCTCGGGCGCAGGGCCCTCGCCGGTGGCGCTCGCGGGACGTCGGGGGTGCTCGGCCACCGCGCCCCTCAGCCCTGGCGCGCCAGGTCGGCCGCGCCCACCAGACCGGCCTTGCCGCCGAGCTGGGCGGCGAGGACCTGGGCGTGCGGGCGGTACTGGTTGCCCACCAGCCAGCGGCGGAAGGACTTGCGGATCGGGTCGAGGACCAGCTCGCCCTCGTCCGAGACGCCGCCGCCGACGATGAAGGCGGACGGGTCGAAGAGCGAGGCGAGGTCGGCCAGGCCCGCACCGGCCCAGCGGGCCAGTTCGCGGAAGGAGTCGATGGCGACCTTGTCGCCCCGGCGGGCGGCGGCGCTGATGTGCTTGCCCTCGATGCCTTCGGGGGTGCCGTCGCCGAGCGAGAGCAGCACCGTGGCGTTCTCGGGGGTGGCGAAGGCGCGCTGCTTGGCGTAGCGGAGCAGGGCGCGCCCGGAGGCGTACTGCTCCCAGCAGCCCTGGCTGCCGCAGCCGCACAGCAGACCGTCGGGCACCACCCGGATGTGGCCGAATTCCGCGGCGACGCCGAAGCGGCCGCGGCGCAGCTTGTTGCCGATGATGATGCCGCCGCCCAGGCCCGTGCCCAGGGTGATGCAGATGACGTCGCTGTGGCCCTGGCCGGCGCCGAACTTGTACTCGCCCCACGCCGCGGCGTTGGCGTCGTTCTCGACGACCACGGGGAGGCCGACGCGCTGTTCGACCTTGTCCTTGAGCGGTTCGTGGCGCCAGTCGATGTTGGGCGCGAAGAGGACCGTGGCCCGCTTCTCGTCGACATAGCCGGCCGCGCCGATGCCGACCGCCTCGATCTGGTGGCCGCTGCCGACCGTGCGGACCGCGTCCGCGATCGCCTCGGTCAGGGCGTCGGTGGCCTGCGGGGTCGGTACCTGGCACGTCTCAAGGATCGAGCCCTCTTCGTCGACCACGCCGGCCGCGATCTTCGTGCCGCCGATGTCGACGCCGATGGTGAGTCCCATGTGTCCCTCAGTTTTTCGCTCGGCTCCCCGCCGGGATCAACCGTACCGGAGGAGGGACCGCCTTCCGTGTCCTCGTCGCCGCTGACGGTGGCGGGACGTCAGTCGAGGTCGATCCGCTCGGTACCGGTGGGGCCCCCGTCGTCGTCGCGCGGGTCGGTGGAACGGCCCTCGCGGCGCCCGGCCGTCTCGTCGCGGGTCCAGCGGCGTTCGCTGCGCTCGACGGCGGAGCGGTAGGCGGCGAGGAGTTCGGATCCGGCCGCCGCGAGATGGTCGAAGACATCGGGGTTGCGCTCGATGACCGGCTCGACGGCGGCCTTGGCCTGCCGGAAGATCTGGCTGACGGCGCTCTGCGCGGCGATGCCGCCCAGCGCGCCGGGCAGCTGGATCCCGGCGAGCTTGTCGGTGACGGCCTCGGCGAGCTTGCGCAGCTCGTCGGCGGCGCTGCCCGGCGGCGGGCCGTACTGGCCGCGGCGGCGGACCTGCTCCGCCGCGAGGTCCTCGGCGCAGGCGGTCTCCCAGGCATCGGCGTCGAAGCCGTCCGTACGGTCGGCAGGGCGCTCGGTGGCATCACTCATGGTCGTCTCCGTGGACTCCAGCGGCGGGCTACTCCCGACGTTACCCGAATGGTGGTACGCCGTTCAGGAACTCTCCCCGGGGTCCGCCGCACCGCTCCGGGGCCACAGTCCGGGGTCGGGGGTGAAGCGGATGTCGAGGACGCCGTCATGCAGTCCGGCGCCGGAGACCGAGCAGCGGCGCAGCGCGGACGGCAGCGTACGGATGCGGCGGAAGGGGCCGACGGTGACGACGATTTCGTCGCCGCGGCGCACCAGGCCGAGGCCCTCGCGGCGGGCGCCGGGCAGCGGGACCCGCCACAGCAGGATGCCGTCGGCGGCGAGGCGGTCCTCGACGGTCCAGGGGTCGCCGCCCGGACCGGTGTCGCCGATCTCGCCGGCGGGCCCGTCGATCAGCTCGTCCAGCTCCTCGACGCCCTGCGGGTCGCGGCCCAGGTGCGGCACCTCGTGCACCGGCACATCGGGGAACTCCTCGCGCAGCGCCTTCAGGGCGGTCTGCTGGCCGCCGGAGAGGGCGGCGAGGAACGGGTCGGCGGAGCCGGTGGGCACCAGCCGGTTGACCACGATGGCATCGGTGTGGCGGCCGTAAAGGGCCAGGCCGGCGCGGAGCGGCCGCAGCTGCGCCAGGGCGAGGGGGCCGGCGTCGGTGACCAGGCGGACGCGGGTGCCGGGGGCCTCGATCACCCGCTGGACGGCGGCGAGTTCGCGCTCCCAGCGGTCGGCGGCCTCGTACAGCTTCTGGGCCGGCATCGGGACCCCGGCGAGCTGGGCGAGCACCGGGCGCAGGGCGCGGGCGGCCTGGCGTTCGGGCGGCAGGAGGCGGCGCAGATAGCGGCGGGCCTGGGCGGGCAGGGCGAGCAGCCGGATCGTTTCGGCGGCCGGCGGCATATCGAGGACGAGCAGATCCCAGGCGCCCGAGGCGTGTTCGGTGCGCAGGGCGTGCAGCAGCGCGAAGGTCTCGGAGCCGGGGAGTTCGGTGAGTTCGTCCTCGTCCAGGGGGGCGGCACCGAGCAGATCGAGGGCGGCTCCGGCGCGTTCCTGGAAGGCGAGGAACTCCTGGCGGAAGCGGTCGCCGGAATCGATGCGGCGGGCGTACAGGCCGGGGACTATCGGGGTCGCGGCATCCGCGGCGAGCGCCGTGCCCAGTACCGCCCCGGCCGCCTCGCCGCCGGTGGTCAGCAGCAGGACGCGCGCTCCCCGCCGGGCGCCGGCCAGGGCGGTCGCGGCGGCGAGCGTGGTGCGGCCCGCACCGCCGGGGCCGGTGAACAGGACGGTCTGCACGCTCAGAGCTTCTTGCCCTCGTCGGCGGCGGAACCCTCGGCGGAACCGCTCTCCACGCGCTTCTTCAGACCGGCCAGCGCCCGGTCGATGATGACCTTCTCCGCCTTGCGCTTGATCATCCCGAGCATCGGGATCTTGACGTCGACGGTGAGCTGGTAGGTCACCTCGGTGGCCGCGCCGCCGCGCACCGCCGCGAGCCGGTAGGAGCCGTCCAGCGCGCGCAGCATCTGCGATTTGACCAGCGACCAGGCGACCTCGTTCTCGCCGGTCCAGGTGTAGGCCAGGGTGTGGTCGTCCTTGATGGCTCCGGCGTCGAGCACCAGGCGCACCTGCTCGGCGCGGCCGCGGTCGTCCGTGGCGAGCACCTCCGCCTCCTTGACCTCGCCGGTCCACTCCGGATAGCGGTCGAAGTCGGCGATCACTGACATCACTTCGGCGGGCGCCGCCTCGATCGTGATGCTTGAGCTGGTGTGTTCGGCCATCGCCGTGACTCCTCCATGCCTTCCATGCCGATGCGCGGTCCGCCGACCGGGTCCGCCGACTCGCGTCAAGCCCGTAAAGCCCGTCAAACTCCGTGTCTGTGCTGCTGAAGGCTACCGCGCGGGGGCACGGCGGCGGACGCGCGGCCGGATCCGCATCCCGCCCCCCGACTCACCACTGAAGGACATACGGCGTCCCGGTCGCGTTGAAGTGCCCGACATTGACGCACTCCGTGGCGCCGATCCGCATCCGCCGGGCCAGCGGCTGATGGACGTGCCCGAAAAGGGAGTAACGGGGCCGGGTGGCGCGAATCGCCTCCAGCAGGGCCGTACTTCCCCGCTCGAAGCGGCGCGCGACGGTGTCGTAGCACAGCTCGGGGACCTCCGGCGGAATGTGGGTGCACAGCACGTCCACCTCCCCCACCGCGGCGATCTTGGCGGCGTATTCCTCGTCCCCGATCTCGTAGGGGGTGCGCGCGGGGGAGGTCAGCCCGCCCCCGACGAACCCGAAGACCCAGCCGCCGATCTCGACCCGCTGCCCGTCGAGGACGGTCACGCCCTCCCCGGCGTACTCCTTCCACAGTCGCGGGATATCGACATTCCCGTAGGTGGCGTACGTAGGGGCGGGGAAGGCGGCGAACAGCTCGGCGTACTGCTTGCGCACCGCGGCCTCGATGACGGACTCGCGGCTGCGGCCCGCCCCGGTCACCTCTTCCCAGAGCCTGCGTCCCAGGTCACGGGCCTCCTCGAAGCGGCGGGCGGTGCGCAGCTCGACCAGGGCGCGGGCGTTGTCGGCGCCGAACAGGTCGGGGAGGATGCCGCGCGAATGATCGGCGTAATCGAGGAAGAGCACCAGGTCACCGAGGCAGACCAGGGCGTCGGCACCCTCCCCCGCGGCAGCCAGGCCACTGCTGTTGCCATGGACGTCACTGACCACATGCACACGCATGGCGCCACCCTAGATGCCCGGGGCAGATGCCGGGAGGGCGGCCGCGACCTGGGGTTACTTTCGGGTCAGCATCGTGCTGGACTAGTCTGCGCGAAGCAGTCCCCAGGCGTGTCGTAAGGCGTGTCGAAATCCCCTTGTAAAGCGTGTGACGCATCAAACATCTGGCCGTAACCCCCTATCCCAAAAGCAATACCGATGGGTAACGTCCGGGCAGTCCACTCCCCCCGCAGATCATGGACCGCAACCGGTGTGCACACAGCGTCGTGGCACCGGCGCCAATGAGGAGCAGCACCTTGCGCGAGTTCAGCCTTCCGGCCCTGTACGAGGTCCCTGCCGACGGCAATCTGACGGATCTCATCCGCCGAAATGCCGCGCAGCACCCGGATGTTGCCGTCATTGGACGCAAGGTGAACGGCCGGTGGCAGGACGTCACCGCCACCGCCTTCCTCGCCGAGGTCCGCGCCGTCGCCAAAGGTCTGATGGCCTCGGGGGTCAAGCCCGGCGACCGGGTCGGCCTGATGTCGCGCACCCGCTACGAGTGGACGCTGCTGGACTTCGCGATCTGGAGCGCCGGCGCGATCACCGTCCCGGTGTACGAGACCAGCTCCGCCGAGCAGATCCAGTGGATACTCGGCGACTCGGGCGCGGTGGCCTGCCTGGTGGAGTCCCCGGCCCATGAGGCCACCGTGGAGGCCGTCCGCGACCGGCTGCCGGACCTGGAGAACATCTGGCAGATCGAACGGGACGCGGTCTCCCGGCTGCGGGCCGCGGGCGAGGACATCACCGACGAACAGGTCGACGAGCGCAGCGCGATGGCCGATGCGGACTCGCCCGCCACCATCGTCTACACCTCCGGCACCACCGGCCGCCCCAAGGGCTGTGTGCTCAGCCACCGCAGCTTCTTCGCCGAGTGCGGCAACATCGTCGAGCGCCTGCGCCCCCTGTTCCGTACGGGCGAGGCGTCCGTCCTGCTCTTCCTGCCCATCGCGCACGTCTTCGGCCGCATGGTGCAGGTGGCCGCGCTGATGGCCCCCATCCGCCTCGGCCACGCCCCGGACATCAAGAACCTCACCGACGATCTGGCGTCCTTCAAGCCGACCATGATCCTCGGCGTCCCCCGCGTCTTCGAGAAGGTCTACAACTCGGCGCGGGCCAAGGCGCAGGCCGACGGCAAGGGCAAGATCTTCGACAAGGCGGCCGACACCGCGATCGAGTACAGCCGGGCACTGGACAGCGCGGGCGGCCCCTCGCTCGGCCTCAAGCTCAAGTACAAGGTCTTCGACCGCGTCGTCTACGGCAAGCTCCGCGGCGTCCTCGGCGGCCGCGCCACCCACGCCATCTCGGGCGGCGCCCCGCTCGGCGAGCGGCTGGGCCACTTCTACCGCGGCATCGGCTTCACCGCCCTGGAGGGCTACGGCCTGACGGAGTCCTGTGCGGCCACCGCCTTCAACCCCTGGGACCGCCAGAAGATCGGCACGGTCGGCCAGCCGCTGCCCGGTTCCGTCGTCCGGATCGCCGACGACGGCGAGGTCCTCCTGCACGGCGAGCACCTCTTCACCGAGTACTGGAACAACCCCACCGCCACCGAAGAGGCCCTCTCCGACGGCTGGTTCCACACCGGCGACATCGGCACCCTCGACGAGGACGGCTACCTCGCCATCACCGGCCGCAAGAAGGAAATCCTGGTCACCGCGGGCGGCAAGAACGTCGCCCCGGCGGTCATCGAGGACCGTATCCGCGCCCACGCCCTGATCGCCGAATGCATGGTCGTCGGCGACGGCCGCCCCTTCATCGGCGCGCTGATCACCCTCGACGAAGAGTTCCTCCCCCGCTGGGCCGAGGAACACGGCCACCCGGGCGATGTCGCCCCGTCCGACATCGCCGAGGACCCCGCCCTGCTGGCCGCCGTCCAGCGCGCGGTGGACGACGGAAACGCGGCCGTCTCGAAGGCCGAGTCGGTCCGGAAGTTCCGCATCCTGCCGACGCAGTTCACGGAGGAGTCGGGGCATGTGACCCCGTCCCTGAAGCTGAAGCGGAACGTGGTGGCGAAGGACTTCGCCGAGGAGATCGAGTCGCTGTACCGGGGTTGAGGCTTCTCCCCACGTTTTCGACTTTCCCGCCGTGGGTTCTTCTCGCCATTGCTCCCCCAGCTAACGCTGGGAGGTGCCCCCAGCGGCGGGCGTGGGTTTGTCGGGTGCGGTGACAGCCCTCCGGACTTCGTCCTGCGGGCCGCCCCCTCCCGTGAGTGGGGGTAGAAGGCCGGTGGGGGTGCACGCGAGCGATCACGTGCACCCCCACTGGTTCTTCTCCACCCCCAATGGGGAGGGGCCGGGCCGCAGGACGGAGTCCGGAGGCCCAGTCCCGCAGCCGAACAGCCCCGCGCCAGCGGCAACGCCCGCCGCTGGGGGCACCTCCCAGCGTTAGCTGGGGGAGCAACGGCGAACAAGCCCCACGGCGGGACGGCCGACAACGTGGGGCGCTAAAGCAACCGCTTCAGCCGCTCGGCGAGCAGGTCCCAGCGCCACCGCTCCTCCACCCACGCGCGCCCCCGCGCACCCATCCGCTGGCGCAGGGCCGGGTCCTGGAGGAGGGCAACGAGGCGCTCCGCCGTGGGAGTCGGGGACCCCCCCGGCACCACCCACCCCGTCTCGCCGGAGAGAACGGCATCCGGCGCACCCCCGGAGTCGCCCGCGACGACCGGCAGGCCCGTCGCGGAAGCCTCCAGGTACACGATGCCCAGGCCCTCCACGTCGAGGCCGCCACGCCGCGTCCGGCAGGGCATCGCGAAGACGTCCCCGGCGCCGAAGTGGGCGGGCAGGTCCTCCCAGGGGACGGCGCCGGTGAAGCGTACGGAGCCGGCGACGCCCTTCGCCTGGGCCAGCGCGTGCAGATCCTGCTCGGAGGGACCGCCGCCGACGATCAGCAGGACCGCGTCCGGGACCGCGGCGAGCACCGCGGGCATCGCCTCGATGAGGGTGTCCTGGCCCTTGCGCGGGACGAGCCGCGAGACGCAGACGATCACCGGGCGGTCGGTGAGGCCGAGGCGGGCCCGTACCGCCGCGCCGCCCGAGTCGGGGTGGAAGGTCTTCTCGTCGACCCCGGGCGGGAGTTGGACCATGCGGGCGGCGGCCGCGGGCGTGAGCGCGGCGGCGATCCGGGAACGGGTGTATTCGCCCAGATACGTCAGGGTGTCGGTGTCCTCGCCGATACGGCGCAGCAGCTGCCGGGCGGCGGGGAGCTGCGCCCAGCCCGCCTCGTGGCCGTGCGTGGTCGCCACGATGCGCCGGGCGCCGGCGGCCCGCAGGGCCGGGGCCATCAGGCCCAGCGGCGCGGCCGCGCCGAACCACACGGAGGAGCAGCCGTGTTCGCGCAGCAGGGCGGTGGCGCGGCGGGTCACCCGGGGCGTGGGCAGGAGCATGGTCGTACGGTCGCGGACCACCGTGAACGGCTGCTCGGCGTCGAAGGCGGCGGTGGCCGCGCGCCCCTCCTCGGTGTGCTTCCAGGTCGAGGCGTAGACGACGACCCGGGAGGGGTCCAGGCGCAGCGCCATGCTGTGCAGAAAGGCCTGGATGCCGCCGGGCCTTGGCGGAAAGTCGTTGGTGACGATCAGGGTCTTGTGCACGGTGGGTCTTTCGGCGGGGTCGCGGGCGCGGCCACGGCAGGCCGGTTCCGGCCGACAGTACCGCCTCGCCGCCCGGCGGCGAGCGCCACCGCCGCCCCCGGGAGCGGCCGCCCGCGGCTCACCGCAGCTGCCCCTCGACGTACGCCCGCCACTCCCGCGTGAACTCTGCCAGCCCGACGCCCAGCTGGTCCCGCATCGCCTGGTCCAGCCGCTCGGCCCGGGCCGGGCGGCGGTCGCGGGCCTGGGCGGAGCCGGGCGAACGGTGCGGGCGGGGGTGGTGGACGGCCTGGAGGGCCTCCAGGGGCGGGCCCAGGCGTCCCGAGGCGCTCTCGGTCCCGGTGCGGCCCGCGGCCCGGTAGAAGGCGAGCAGCTTGGCCTCGCCCCACTTGTCGGCGATCATCCGGCACGCCAGCCAGCCGCCCTCGTACGCCTTCGCCAGCCGGTCCGCGCCGGCCTGGAAGCCGAAGTCCTCGTCGGTGGGGAGGCTGTCGGGGGTCTTGCCGTCGGCGACCGCGTGGGAGAGCTCGGGGGCGGTGGTGGCCGCCTTGTCGGGGACGTCGCGGTAGGCGACCCAGTCGGCGAAGCCCTCGGAGAGCCAGAGCGGGGTGGCCGCGGTGGTGACCGTACGGGTGGCGACATGGGTGGTCTCGTGGGTGAGGACGACCTCCCGGCCGAGGGCGTTGAGCTCCTCGTACGCCTCGGGGTTGACGATCACCCGGTCCGCGGGCGCGGTCGCGGAGGCGCCGGCCTCCCCGGTGGTGACGGCCGCGATGCCCGTGTACCCGTCGCCGTCGCCGCTGCCCAGCAGCTGTGCCATCTGGCCGACGGTGTCCGGGGCCTCCACCACCACCGTGCCCGACCACCGGCCCTTCCAGGCGTCGGAGACGGCCGGTACCGCCGCGTCCACCTCGTCCGCCAGATCGCGCAGCCGCGCCGGGTCCTCGGCGCCGCCCAGCACCAGGCTGTGCCGGCCGCGCACCACCCGTACCGGGCCCTGGTCCCACAGCTGACGGGTGCCGGGCCGGCCCACGGCGGCGCCGTCGGTGTCGCCGGAGATCAGCCAGCGGCCGGCGCGTTCGGTCAGGGTGAGGTACTGGAGGGAGGTGACCGGGGCGGTGTCATAGCCCCGCAGGCGGTAGCTGAGCCGTACCTTGGCCGCCATCCGGCCGCGGGGGCCGCCCGGGAGCGCGAAGGCGTCGGTGGAGAGCAGCTCGTAGCGCCAGTCGGTGACGGGGACCGGCGCGAGGTTGGTGATCAGCCGGCGCTGGCGGCCGCGGAAGGCCGTGGCGGACGGGTCGACGGTGGCCAGGAGGGCGGCGGTGTCGCGATGCCGGACGGCGCGGGCGCGGGCGTCGAGCATCTGCTGGATGCCGGGGTAGCGGTCGCCCGGCGGGGTCTGGGGCGCGCAGCCGCTCAGCGGGACGAGCAGCGCGAGGAGCGGGACGGCACGGGTGGCCGCCCCGGCCCGCGACGGCCGGCGCCGTCCCGCCCGCTGACGTGACATGCCGCTGATCGTAAGTGCGGCCCGCGCGGCGCAAAAACGCTGGGCGGCCGATCAGGCCGGATCCGCGCGGGCCCCCGTCCGGTCCCCCACCGGTTCGCTCCCCGTTCCCCGCCGGTTTCCCGCCCGTTCCCCGGCGGGTTCTGCACCCGTTCCCCGGCCGGGTTTCACGGCCTGGTGACGGCGGCGACCGGCATCATGCCGACCGGGTCGTAGCGCACCCGGGCGCCGGGATAGGGCGCGTGGACGACCTTTCCGTCCCCCACGTACATCCCGACATGACTGGCGTCGGAGCGGTAGATGACCAGGTCACCGGGCTGCATCTGGGACACCGGCACCGGCCGGCCGGCGCCGCGCTGGGCCTGTGAGGTGCGCGGGAGAAAGACTCCGGCGCGCCCGTAGGCCCATTGGGTGAGTCCGGAGCAGTCGAAGGAGCCGGGGCCGCTGCTGCCCCAGGCGTACGGGGAGCCCACGGCGGCGCGGACCGCGGAGACGGCC is a genomic window of Streptomyces gilvosporeus containing:
- the macS gene encoding MacS family sensor histidine kinase, with amino-acid sequence MTDADIATVSGAARRHGKRPPRVLRMSVELPLWRALTGYRILTLGYVLCLFALSYQQYAHPLGAAAYMAALTVWMGFTWRCTTSAERCTRHFLLGDLGFAVGGILLTPLVDTHARIMDGGPTLPSIWTAGAVLGFAIKRGWRWAAVASALVAVTNLGERQDLARDTIHNVVLVWVASVAIGYVVEVARASERTLARALQIEAATRERERLARDIHDSVLQVLAMVQRRGAAIGGEAAELGRMAGEQEVALRTLVSGGLMPQRTAQPPVQSAAAPAAAAAPTPDDGPCDVRALLAPYAGAGVTFSEPGAPVELPGAAAAELAAAVGAALDNVRVHAGAGAQAWILVEDEPQAVIVTVRDDGPGIPEGRLADAEREGRLGVALSIRGRLRDLGGRAEWISVPGQGTEVELTVPKGAQPKGRGKA
- a CDS encoding lysophospholipid acyltransferase family protein, yielding MKFSIGGSLKLAFRPWVEGIENVPAEGPAILASNHLSFSDSFFLPAVLDRKVTFIAKSEYFTSPGIKGKLTAAFFKGVGQLPVDRSGARGAGEAAIKSGIEVLERGELFGIYPEGTRSPDGRLYRGKPGGLARVALATGAPVIPVAMIDTEKVQPPGKVVPKMIRPGIRIGKPLDFTRYQGMEGDRFILRSVTDEVMYEIMKLSGQEYVDIYATAAKRQLAEAAKAAEAQKKAEADAGKSAGKPADTGKAEAAGA
- a CDS encoding alpha/beta hydrolase translates to MPLLPGAEPFRRDGGEVGVLVCHGFTGSPQSVRPWAEHLADQGLSVALPLLPGHGTRWQDLQITTWQDWYAEVDRELRALTERCTKVFVCGLSMGGALALRLAARHGTAISGVALVNPANKVHDAAAGLLPVLRHLVRTTKGIASDIAKPGAEEVGYDRVPLHAAYSLRRFFQQVDSELPGVTQPLLVMTSPQDHVVPPADSERILARVSSTDVRHLLLERSYHVATLDHDAEKIGAETVAFITRLAAEAAPGGAAEEAAARGGA
- a CDS encoding endonuclease/exonuclease/phosphatase family protein; translation: MAEHPRRPASATGEGPAPETGDVSGSAVVRVLSYNIRSLRDDRAALARILRACAPDLVLVQEAPRFFRWRKAAERLARSAGLVYVTGGATTAGPMILSTLRAHVERTEDILLPRTPGLHQRGFATAVVRIAGARLGVLSCHLSLADAERHAQAGLLLERLALLDAPYAVAGGDLNDRPDGRSFRRLAGALTDAWAARPRGGEMTSTPRDPHQRIDALFVSEGVDVLGCGVPHGLPGVRQADLEAASDHLPVLADLRVPAAA
- a CDS encoding ROK family glucokinase yields the protein MGLTIGVDIGGTKIAAGVVDEEGSILETCQVPTPQATDALTEAIADAVRTVGSGHQIEAVGIGAAGYVDEKRATVLFAPNIDWRHEPLKDKVEQRVGLPVVVENDANAAAWGEYKFGAGQGHSDVICITLGTGLGGGIIIGNKLRRGRFGVAAEFGHIRVVPDGLLCGCGSQGCWEQYASGRALLRYAKQRAFATPENATVLLSLGDGTPEGIEGKHISAAARRGDKVAIDSFRELARWAGAGLADLASLFDPSAFIVGGGVSDEGELVLDPIRKSFRRWLVGNQYRPHAQVLAAQLGGKAGLVGAADLARQG
- a CDS encoding DUF5304 domain-containing protein; the encoded protein is MSDATERPADRTDGFDADAWETACAEDLAAEQVRRRGQYGPPPGSAADELRKLAEAVTDKLAGIQLPGALGGIAAQSAVSQIFRQAKAAVEPVIERNPDVFDHLAAAGSELLAAYRSAVERSERRWTRDETAGRREGRSTDPRDDDGGPTGTERIDLD